TGGGCGGTATGCCGCGTGCGCAGGCCTATAAATTTGCCGCGCAGGCGGTGATGGGTTCCGCGAAGATGGTGCTGGAAACCGGAAAGCACCCCGGCGAGTTAAAAGATATGGTCTGCTCGCCTGGCGGTACCACCATTGAAGCGGTCAAAGTGCTGGAAGAGCGCGGTTTCCGCGCTGCGGTGATTGAGGCGATGGAAGCCTGCATGAACAAGTCAGAAAAACTGAGCAAATAACCGCTGCCCTCTCCCTGGCAGGAGAGGGCGCAGTCTTGTCAGGCCAGCAGTTCGCTGGCCGTTTTCATGCTGAGGGGCTTTTGCATCTTCAACAGCAATCCCGCAGTGGCGCTGTTCTCACCGCAGCTCAGCACCGCTTTCAGCATGCCCTCTTCGCCGTACAACACGGCAAAACGTTTGTCGTCAAACGAGCCGAGCATTTTCATGCTATCCCACTCGCGGGTGTAACCCAGGTATTCGAAGCGGTTACCGTATTGCATGGTCCAGAAAAACGGTACCCGATCAAACGGACGGTGTTCACCAAGCATATTGAGGGCGGCCACCCTTCCCTGCTGTTGCGCCACGCGCCAGTGCTCAATACGTCGACGCCCTTCCGGCGCCGGGTAGCTGGCAATATCGCCGACGGCCCAGACATCCGGCGCTGCGCTGAGGGTTTCATCCACGGTCAGGCTGCCGTCCTGTTCATGATGCAGATCGTGCGCCAGCCCGGTAGCAGGCTGTACGCCCGTGGCGAAAACCACCACATGCGCGGGCAACGTGCGGCCATTTTTCAGCGTCACGCCTTGTACGTGGCCGTTGCCTTCCAGCGCCACCGGCTCGCCGGTGACAAATTTCACGCCGTTTTGTTGATGCAGATTTAAAAAGCGCTGGCCGATCTCTTCGCCAAATTGCGGCACAAACGGCAGAGCATGACGCGACACTACCGTGACATCGATATCCTGATTGCGCAGCGCGGCTGCCAGCTCCATCGCAATAAAGCTGTTGCCGATCACCACCAGTTGCTGCTCCTGTTCGACTTCATTGAGCAGTATCTGCGCCTGGTGGATATCGCGCAGCACATGAACGCCCGCCAGATGGTTGCCAGGGATCTCCGGCCATACTGGCTGCCCGCCGGTGGCCAGCAGCAATTTGTCGAAAGCAACGTGACGGCCATTCGCCAGCGTCAGTTGATGCCCTTCGCAATCAAGGTCGGTCACCTCTTCGCGCAGGCTTTCCACGCCGGGCTGGTTGTAAAAGGCATCGTCGAGAATATGCGGGACTTCGCTGATCTTCATCTTCCCGGCGGGGACAAATTTACTGAGCGCCGTGCGGTCATAAGGCGCGCTGTCCTCTTTATCAATCAGGATCAGATGACCATTAAAGCCGGCATCACGCAGGGTGATTGCCGCCGCGCTGCCTGCCGCGCCGGTACCAAGGATCACCGCCGTTTGCGGACGATCACCACGGATCAGCGTATGGCTGGCAGGCGAGAGCGCGCGCGGGCTGACCAGTACGCGGTTCCCTTCAAGGGTGACCGGA
Above is a genomic segment from Kosakonia radicincitans DSM 16656 containing:
- a CDS encoding FAD-dependent oxidoreductase produces the protein MNYQYVTDLNSLPENQPVKVDVAGTSMILIRTLAQVRAFQSKCPHAGAPLEQGAVCDGKLVCPWHKANFDITNGEWREPLALKSLKQYPVTLEGNRVLVSPRALSPASHTLIRGDRPQTAVILGTGAAGSAAAITLRDAGFNGHLILIDKEDSAPYDRTALSKFVPAGKMKISEVPHILDDAFYNQPGVESLREEVTDLDCEGHQLTLANGRHVAFDKLLLATGGQPVWPEIPGNHLAGVHVLRDIHQAQILLNEVEQEQQLVVIGNSFIAMELAAALRNQDIDVTVVSRHALPFVPQFGEEIGQRFLNLHQQNGVKFVTGEPVALEGNGHVQGVTLKNGRTLPAHVVVFATGVQPATGLAHDLHHEQDGSLTVDETLSAAPDVWAVGDIASYPAPEGRRRIEHWRVAQQQGRVAALNMLGEHRPFDRVPFFWTMQYGNRFEYLGYTREWDSMKMLGSFDDKRFAVLYGEEGMLKAVLSCGENSATAGLLLKMQKPLSMKTASELLA